The following proteins are co-located in the Vibrio astriarenae genome:
- a CDS encoding SCO family protein: MKKWIWLLPLAFAIGLGAQYWLHDSSEKDSVSATLASANNDNIELFDPNDSRVRIIYFGFTRCPDVCPTSLAMLSGALKQLEPQELAQIRPIFISLDPDRDDAALAHQYAQYFHPAIEGMSGSLEVTQQLAQRYGVIFQKTELEGSELDYTLDHNSYFYFIDAQGQLVTKVPHALSPAPVLAAIKTMTTP; the protein is encoded by the coding sequence ATGAAGAAATGGATTTGGTTACTCCCATTGGCGTTTGCCATTGGGTTGGGAGCTCAGTATTGGCTCCATGACTCTTCAGAAAAAGACAGCGTTAGCGCCACACTCGCAAGCGCGAATAACGACAATATTGAGCTGTTTGACCCCAATGATAGCCGCGTTAGGATTATCTACTTCGGTTTTACTCGCTGTCCTGATGTGTGTCCTACCTCTCTGGCCATGCTGTCTGGGGCACTCAAGCAACTTGAGCCACAAGAACTGGCTCAGATTCGCCCAATATTTATCTCATTAGACCCGGACAGAGATGACGCCGCCCTTGCTCATCAATACGCCCAGTATTTTCACCCTGCGATTGAAGGAATGAGTGGCAGTTTAGAGGTGACACAGCAACTTGCTCAACGTTATGGCGTCATTTTCCAAAAAACTGAGCTAGAGGGTTCAGAGCTAGATTACACGCTTGATCACAACTCCTATTTCTATTTCATTGATGCACAAGGGCAATTGGTGACGAAGGTCCCTCACGCTTTGTCTCCTGCACCTGTGCTCGCAGCCATTAAAACAATGACAACACCCTAA
- a CDS encoding copper chaperone PCu(A)C, with translation MRTLVSSIALMTLYASHAFAAPSLSISDAYARATPPNVTTSAVFAKLHNTTDKEVVVASAKTERAGAVELHTVEQQGDVMKMRQVESFTIASEATFALKPGAEHIMLFNLDAPLKMGEQLSVELTLLTGEKINFDAPVKKVMQGMKHHHH, from the coding sequence ATGCGCACTCTTGTCAGCTCTATTGCCTTAATGACACTTTATGCTAGCCATGCCTTCGCAGCCCCATCTTTATCTATCAGTGACGCCTACGCGCGCGCGACGCCACCCAATGTGACGACCAGTGCCGTGTTTGCCAAATTGCACAACACTACTGATAAAGAGGTTGTTGTGGCTTCAGCCAAAACAGAAAGAGCGGGGGCAGTAGAATTGCATACGGTGGAGCAACAAGGGGACGTCATGAAGATGCGTCAAGTAGAGAGCTTTACTATCGCGAGCGAAGCGACATTCGCGCTCAAGCCCGGTGCCGAGCACATCATGCTGTTTAACCTTGATGCACCATTAAAAATGGGTGAGCAACTCTCGGTAGAGTTGACCCTATTGACTGGAGAAAAGATTAACTTTGACGCCCCAGTGAAGAAAGTGATGCAAGGTATGAAGCATCACCATCACTAA
- a CDS encoding tetratricopeptide repeat protein, which translates to MSFIGIAVGLAGVSLISMFLWMLSLSLRKKRMEQEKKERDRQYRLTLARAKEQEHQERIMKAEYGHIPTILYLAKEAERKNTREALYWYEKAADLDNVHGMQGVIKISQLHAEDLVLKEKAKFWKKCVKAFNGDLTSKYETGVALIYGQGIAKDPERGLEHVISAAELDHIDSVLFLGQWFQAKDNPLSEPEKSLHWNKVAAKLGDKRGMLSLGKNYLKGVGTEVNFFQGCYWLERAAEKGSPEAMCLAGEIWIDKKPNGNAIAYTWLFMAAHYGWQPARQLRDKVGNSIGVDSVVGLQSLTKPLIRKISDGKVPKHSLIRAFNKLYKRKVPIPKKVAIPADDLAVDVLAAEMSQHQHSQDQANPSNLNQVPSMSSEDLEPSKANTDLDQHQAQPLDFSQTPMDSSFKQ; encoded by the coding sequence ATGAGTTTTATTGGCATTGCGGTAGGGCTAGCAGGCGTGTCGTTGATATCGATGTTTCTGTGGATGTTATCTTTGTCCCTACGCAAAAAAAGAATGGAGCAAGAGAAGAAGGAGCGTGATCGTCAGTATCGCCTTACCCTTGCTCGTGCCAAAGAACAAGAGCATCAAGAACGAATAATGAAGGCAGAGTATGGCCACATTCCAACCATACTCTACTTAGCGAAAGAGGCTGAACGCAAAAATACCAGAGAAGCACTCTACTGGTATGAGAAAGCCGCCGACCTGGATAATGTGCATGGCATGCAAGGAGTCATCAAGATTAGCCAGTTACATGCTGAGGATCTGGTTTTGAAAGAGAAAGCCAAGTTCTGGAAAAAGTGTGTGAAGGCATTTAATGGTGATTTGACATCAAAATATGAAACTGGTGTAGCGCTGATTTACGGCCAAGGTATCGCAAAAGACCCAGAGCGGGGCTTAGAGCACGTGATTTCGGCGGCAGAATTGGATCATATCGATTCAGTCCTCTTTCTAGGGCAATGGTTCCAAGCAAAAGATAACCCACTTTCAGAGCCGGAAAAGTCGTTACATTGGAATAAGGTTGCAGCCAAATTAGGTGACAAGCGCGGCATGTTGAGTTTGGGCAAGAATTACCTTAAAGGTGTGGGGACAGAAGTTAACTTTTTTCAAGGCTGTTACTGGTTAGAGCGTGCCGCGGAGAAAGGTAGTCCAGAAGCCATGTGCTTGGCGGGTGAGATTTGGATTGACAAGAAACCCAATGGCAATGCGATCGCTTATACTTGGTTGTTTATGGCTGCACACTACGGTTGGCAACCAGCAAGACAACTGCGCGATAAAGTGGGCAATAGTATTGGTGTAGACTCAGTCGTAGGGCTGCAGTCTCTGACCAAACCTCTTATTCGAAAAATTTCGGATGGTAAGGTGCCGAAACATAGTTTAATTCGAGCGTTTAACAAGCTGTATAAACGTAAGGTGCCGATTCCCAAGAAAGTGGCTATACCTGCAGATGATCTGGCTGTTGACGTTTTAGCAGCTGAAATGAGTCAACATCAACATTCACAAGATCAAGCTAACCCATCTAATTTGAATCAAGTACCGTCAATGTCTAGTGAAGACCTCGAACCTTCAAAGGCCAATACAGATCTAGACCAGCATCAGGCTCAACCTCTTGATTTCAGCCAAACTCCTATGGATAGCTCATTCAAACAATAA